From Bradyrhizobium sp. AZCC 1610:
GGCGTTCCCGGCAAGGTCGTCGAGAACTCGCCCCACATCATGAAGTACTGGCGCGACCATGCCTCCTATCCGTTCCAGAGCCACGATCTCTGGTTCATGACGGAGGACATCCGCTGGGGCAAATACGAAGCGGGCTTCGACAGCAAGGCGCTGATCGCCAAGGTCAACCGCGAGGATATGTGGCGCGACGCGGCCAAGGAGATGGGCGTTTCCGCTGCCGAGATTCCGACCTCCAAGTCGCGCGGCAAGGAGACCTTCTTCGACGGCAAGGTGTTCGATCCGGAAAACCCGGCTGCGTATCTGAAGTCGCTGTCGATCAAGCGTGTTGATGTCTGATCAAGCCCGGGCCGCGCGCTGGATGTGAGCGGCCCGCTTTTTGAACACGGAGATATACTTTCAATGTCGATGCCCGCGATCAAAGCCGAAGCCACCGCGGTGGCCATTCCGAGCGCGTCGCCGACTGCGACGGCACCAGTGGTGACGATGACGCCGAAGCAGGCGCCTCGTGCCGAGAAGTACATCAAGATGGCGAAAGAGACCGCGGCGCGGGTCGTGCCGCCGCTGGTCGTGCTCGCGCTCCTGATGCTGTTCTGGGAGTTGGTCTGCCGTCGCACCGGCTCGACCTTGCCGCCGCCGTCGCGTGTCTTCGCGGACACCAAGGAACTGATCTTCGATCCGTTCTTCGACAATGGCGGCATCGACAAGGGTCTGTTCTGGCACTTGTCCGCCTCACTCCAGCGCGTTGCGTACGGCTATTCGATTGCCGCCATCGTCGGCATCGCGCTCGGCACGCTGGTCGGGCAATCGGTGTGGGCGATGCGCGGGCTCGATCCGCTGTTCCAGGTGCTACGCACCATCCCGCCGCTGGCATGGCTGCCGCTGTCGCTCGCCGCGTTCCGCGACGGCCAGCCCTCCGCGATCTTCGTGATCTTCATCACCTCGGTGTGGCCGATCATCATCAATACCGCGGTCGGCATCCGCAACATCCCGCAGGACTACCGCAATGTCGCGGCGGTCGTTCAGCTCAACCCGTTGGAATTTTTCTGGAAGATCATGATCCCGGCGGCGGCGCCTTACATCTTTACGGGCTTGCGCATCGGCATCGGCCTGTCGTGGCTTGCGATCGTCGCGGCAGAAATGCTGATCGGCGGTGTCGGCATCGGCTTCTTCATCTGGGACGCCTGGAATTCCTCGCACATAAGCGAAATCATCCTGGCGCTGTTCTATGTCGGCATCATCGGCTTCGTGCTCGACCGCCTGATCGCGGGACTGGCGAAGATCGTGACCCGCGGCACCGCGCTGAACTGAAGGAGCATGTCATGCCGGCCTATCTGAAGCTCGACCACATCGATAAGACCTTCACCCGCGGCAACGCCACGACCGAGGTGCTGAAGGACATCAACCTGACGATCGAGAAGGGCGAATACGTCTCGATCATCGGCCATTCCGGCTGCGGCAAGTCCACGCTGCTCAACATCGTCGCCGGCCTCACCGACACCACCCAGGGCTGCGTGCTGCTGGAGAACCGCGAGGTCAATTCGCCGGGACCGGATCGCGCTGTGGTGTTCCAGAACCACAGCCTGCTGCCCTGGCTGACGGTCTATGAGAACGTCCGGCTCGGTGTCGACAAGGTCTTCTCATCGACCAAGACCCGCGCCGAGCGCGACGCCTGGACCATGCACAATCTCAACCTGGTGCAGATGGCCCACGCCAAGGACAAGCGTCCGTCGGAAATTTCCGGCGGCATGAAGCAGCGCGTCGGCATCGCGCGCGCGCTCGCGATGGAGCCAAAGGTGCTTTTGCTCGACGAGCCCTTTGGCGCGCTCGATGCGCTGACCCGCGCGCATCTGCAGGATTCGGTGATGGCGCTGCACCAGAAGCTCGGCAACACCATTCTGATGATCACGCACGACGTCGACGAGGCCGTGCTGCTGTCGGACCGCATCGTGATGATGACCAACGGGCCGAGCGCGAGAATCGGCGAAGTGCTGGAGGTGCCGCTGGCCCGTCCACGCAAGCGGCTCGAGCTCGCGACCAACCCCGGCTACCTCAAGTGCCGGCAGCGCGTGCTCGAATTCCTCTACGAGCGGCATCGCTTCGTCGAGGCGGCGTAGGCTTGTCAGCCTCGTCCCGTTCGTGACGGGGCTTTGGAAGAGGCAGGAGGATGCCGTGAGCGAACCGCTGGTGATCGTCGGTAACGGCATGGCCGCTGCCCGTCTGGTCGACGAATTGGCCAAGGTGGCGTTGGGCCGCTACGCCATCGCCGTGATCGGCGACGAGCCGCGGCTCGCCTATAACCGCGTGCTGTTGTCGTCGGTGCTCGCCGGCGAGACCGCCTCGCAGGATATCGAGCTCCGGCCCGCGATATGGTGGCGTGACCGCGGGGTTACTTTGAAATACGGCTGCGTCGCCACCGAGATCGATGTCGGCCGCCGCGAACTCAAGATCGAAAACGAAGAGAGCATTCCGTTCTCGAAACTGGTTCTGACCACGGGCTCGTCGCCGCTGCGATTGAATGTACCCGGTGCTAACCTTGCGGGCGTCCATACGTTCCGCGACAGCCGGGACGTCGATTTGCTGTTGACGCTGGCGGCGCAGAAGAAGCGCGTGGTGGTGGTTGGCGGCGGATTGCTCGGCCTCGAAGCGGCTTATGGGCTCGCCAAGGCCGGCGCACCGGTGACGCTGGTGCATCTGATGGACCGCCTGATGGAGCGCCAGCTGGATGCTCCCGCGGCCGAACTTTTGAAATCCCTCGTTGAGCGCAAAGGCATCGAGATCCTGCTCAACGCCAACACCGCGCACATCCATGGCGAGACACGTGTCGAAGGCGTCGAACTGGCGGATGGCCGCCGGATCGAGGCCGATGCGGTGATCTTTGCCGCCGGCATCCGGCCGAACATTGCGCTGGCGAAAGACGCCGGCATTGCCGTCAACCGCGGCATCATGGTCGACGACCATCTGCAGACCGGCGCTTCGGATGTGTTTGCGATCGGCGAATGCGCCGAGCATCGCGGTATCTGCTATGGGCTGGTTGAGCCCGCCTATGAGCAGGCGCGGGTGCTGGCGCGGCACCTCGCGGGCCGCGAGGCCTCCTACGCGGGCAGCGTCGTCGCGACCAACCTGAAAGTCTCCGGCGTCAGCGTGTTTTCGGCGGGCGATTTCATCGGCGGTGCCGGCAGCGAGACCATCGTGCTCTCCGATATCAATCACGGCACCTACAAGAAGCTTGTGATCGCGGACGGGCGATTGACCGGTGCGGTCCTGATCGGCGATGTCGGTGACGCGCTCTGGTATCTTGAACTGATCCGCACGCGGCAGCCGACGCAAAGAATTCGCGCCGACATGATGTTCGGCCGTTCGCTCGCGATCCGTTCGGAAGCTGCATGATCCGGTTGCCGCCATGACTGCCATCGATCCCGACCTGCGCGCTATCAGCACCACCTGCGCCTATTGCGGCGTCGGCTGCGGCATTCTGGCGACGCCGGACGGGCGGGGCGGGGCGGCGATATCAGGCGATCCCGAGCACCCCGCTAATTTCGGCCGGCTGTGCTCGAAGGGATCGGCGCTCGGCGAGACGCTCGGCCTGACCAACCGGTTGCTCTATCCGATGATCCGCTGCGGCAAGGGGACCATGGAGCGGGTGGCCTGGAGCGACGCGCTCGACCATGTCGCGCATCGTTTTCAGCACATCATCGCGCGCGACGGCCCGGGCGCGGTCGCGTTCTATCTCTCCGGCCAGTTGCTGACGGAAGACTATTACGTCGCCAACAAGCTGATGAAGGGCTTCATCGGCAGCGCCAATGTCGACACCAATTCGCGGCTCTGCATGGCCTCGTCCGTCGCCGGCCACCGCCGCGCCTTCGGCGCCGACACGGTGCCGGGATGCTACGAAGATCTCGACGAGGCCGATCTTCTGGTGCTGGTCGGCTCCAACGCGGCCTGGTGCCATCCGGTGCTGTACCAGCGCATGCTCACCAACAAGCAGACGCGCGGCGCGCGGATGATCGTGATCGATCCGCGCCGGACCGATACCGTCGGTGACGATGATTTGTTCCTGGGGTTGAAGCCGGGCACCGATACGGCGCTGTTCAGCGGGTTGCTGGTGCATCTTGCCGATAACGGCGCGCTCGATCCCGACTACATAGCACTCCACACCACCGGCTTTGACGACGCCATCGCCCGCGCGCGCAGCATCGCGAGCAGCGTCGGGGCCACCGCGCTGGCGACCGGTCTCGCCGAGCAGGACGTCGCGGCATTCTTCCAGATGTTTGCCAATACGCCGCGCGTGGTGACGCTCTATTCGCAGGGCGTCAACCAATCGGCGCAGGGCACCGACAAGGTCAACGCCATCGTCAATTGCCATCTCGCGACGGGACGGATCGGCAAGCCGGGCGCATCGCCGTTCTCGCTGACCGGGCAGCCCAACGCGATGGGCGGACGCGAGGTCGGTGGATTAGCCAACCAGCTCGCCGCCCACATGGGATTCACGCCGCCGGATATCGATCGCGTGCGCCGGTTCTGGAAGGCGCCGCGCATCGCCACCCATGAGGGGCTGAAGGCGGTCCAGATGTTTGAGGCGATCGCGCGCGGCGAGATCAAGGCGTTGTGGGTGATGGGCACCAATCCGGCGGTGTCGCTGCCGAACGCCGACGGCGTTCGCGAGGCGCTGAAAAAGCTCGAGCTTTTTGTCGTTTCCGAGAACGTGGTTTCCAACGACACGGTCGGCGTCGGCGCGCATGTGCTGCTGCCAGCGCAGGCCTGGGGCGAGAAATCCGGCACCGTGACCAACTCGGAACGTTGCATTTCGCGGCAGCGCGCGTTCCTTTCCTCGCCCGGTGAAGCCAGGCCCGATTGGTGGATCATGAGCGAGGTTGCCCGGCGCCTCGGCTTCGGCGCTGCCTTCGGCTTCAACTCGGCGGCGGATATTTTCCGTGAGCACGCTTCTCTCTCGGCCTTTGAGAACGAGGGCGCGCGCGACTTCGACATCGGTGCGCTGCAGTCGCTGTCGGACAGCGATTTCGACGCGATGGCGCCGGTGCAGTGGCCGGTCCGGCAGGGCACCGAGCCGCAAGCGCGCTTCTTCGCCGAAGGCGGCTTCTTCG
This genomic window contains:
- the ntrB gene encoding nitrate ABC transporter permease, producing MSMPAIKAEATAVAIPSASPTATAPVVTMTPKQAPRAEKYIKMAKETAARVVPPLVVLALLMLFWELVCRRTGSTLPPPSRVFADTKELIFDPFFDNGGIDKGLFWHLSASLQRVAYGYSIAAIVGIALGTLVGQSVWAMRGLDPLFQVLRTIPPLAWLPLSLAAFRDGQPSAIFVIFITSVWPIIINTAVGIRNIPQDYRNVAAVVQLNPLEFFWKIMIPAAAPYIFTGLRIGIGLSWLAIVAAEMLIGGVGIGFFIWDAWNSSHISEIILALFYVGIIGFVLDRLIAGLAKIVTRGTALN
- a CDS encoding ABC transporter ATP-binding protein — translated: MPAYLKLDHIDKTFTRGNATTEVLKDINLTIEKGEYVSIIGHSGCGKSTLLNIVAGLTDTTQGCVLLENREVNSPGPDRAVVFQNHSLLPWLTVYENVRLGVDKVFSSTKTRAERDAWTMHNLNLVQMAHAKDKRPSEISGGMKQRVGIARALAMEPKVLLLDEPFGALDALTRAHLQDSVMALHQKLGNTILMITHDVDEAVLLSDRIVMMTNGPSARIGEVLEVPLARPRKRLELATNPGYLKCRQRVLEFLYERHRFVEAA
- a CDS encoding NAD(P)/FAD-dependent oxidoreductase, with the translated sequence MSEPLVIVGNGMAAARLVDELAKVALGRYAIAVIGDEPRLAYNRVLLSSVLAGETASQDIELRPAIWWRDRGVTLKYGCVATEIDVGRRELKIENEESIPFSKLVLTTGSSPLRLNVPGANLAGVHTFRDSRDVDLLLTLAAQKKRVVVVGGGLLGLEAAYGLAKAGAPVTLVHLMDRLMERQLDAPAAELLKSLVERKGIEILLNANTAHIHGETRVEGVELADGRRIEADAVIFAAGIRPNIALAKDAGIAVNRGIMVDDHLQTGASDVFAIGECAEHRGICYGLVEPAYEQARVLARHLAGREASYAGSVVATNLKVSGVSVFSAGDFIGGAGSETIVLSDINHGTYKKLVIADGRLTGAVLIGDVGDALWYLELIRTRQPTQRIRADMMFGRSLAIRSEAA
- a CDS encoding nitrate reductase encodes the protein MTAIDPDLRAISTTCAYCGVGCGILATPDGRGGAAISGDPEHPANFGRLCSKGSALGETLGLTNRLLYPMIRCGKGTMERVAWSDALDHVAHRFQHIIARDGPGAVAFYLSGQLLTEDYYVANKLMKGFIGSANVDTNSRLCMASSVAGHRRAFGADTVPGCYEDLDEADLLVLVGSNAAWCHPVLYQRMLTNKQTRGARMIVIDPRRTDTVGDDDLFLGLKPGTDTALFSGLLVHLADNGALDPDYIALHTTGFDDAIARARSIASSVGATALATGLAEQDVAAFFQMFANTPRVVTLYSQGVNQSAQGTDKVNAIVNCHLATGRIGKPGASPFSLTGQPNAMGGREVGGLANQLAAHMGFTPPDIDRVRRFWKAPRIATHEGLKAVQMFEAIARGEIKALWVMGTNPAVSLPNADGVREALKKLELFVVSENVVSNDTVGVGAHVLLPAQAWGEKSGTVTNSERCISRQRAFLSSPGEARPDWWIMSEVARRLGFGAAFGFNSAADIFREHASLSAFENEGARDFDIGALQSLSDSDFDAMAPVQWPVRQGTEPQARFFAEGGFFANDFKARFVAPEIPALRTETTAARPLRLNTGRIRDQWHTMTRSGMSPRLGQHLPEPFVEVHLDDALKFGVADGDFARVTTDYGQCTLRVVVSERQQRGMLFAPIHWSEANATGARVGSLVAPITDPFSGQPENKATPVSITPYEYVFRGFALSRTPLELPAHAWWARVAVNGGHGYLLADNADLRDWQSWLGSIAGDDLAEYKDFGGGVYRAASFAADRIETCLFIGPARDAGDWNVVKGLFAADTLSNDQRRMLLSGKSTDGLANAGPIVCACFGIGRTTICDTIAGGARSAADIGAKLKAGTNCGSCIPELKRLIAQTATAPEPRQLATAQ